From a region of the Drosophila ananassae strain 14024-0371.13 chromosome XL, ASM1763931v2, whole genome shotgun sequence genome:
- the LOC26515273 gene encoding uncharacterized protein LOC26515273, which translates to MSDWSNSRRTEVSLSRDSSSWVASSRITAITPKGAENTGAELAEGSCQGVQLHPGQGGTRPPLYQALQLEEQAQLAMPVVGIEIKGFLELLGEESLNFLQALQFHHNAPELGQSLLLADKVGHHQGGSFAGLQVMEAADL; encoded by the exons ATGTCTGATTGGTCCAATTCCAGGAGGACGGAGGTGTCTTTGAGCAGAGATTCGTCCAGTTGGGTGGCCTCCTCCAGGATAACGGCCATCACACCGAAGGGCGCCGAAAATACAGGCGCTGAGCTGGCGGAAGGGAGCTGCCAAGGTGTGCAGCTGCATCCTGGCCAGGGAGGGACTCGTCCACCTCTATACCAAGCGCTGCAGCTGGAGGAGCAGGCGCAGCTGGCCATGCCAGTGGTTGGCATCGAAATTAAGGGTTTTCTGGAGCTGCTTGGGGAGGAAAGTTTAAATTTC TTGCAGGCCCTTCAGTTCCACCACAATGCCCCTGAACTCGGCCAGAGCTTGCTCCTGGCTGACAAAGTTGGCCACCATCAGGGCGGCTCTTTCGCGGGTCTTCAGGTCATGGAAGCGGCAGATCTTTAG